In the genome of Anabrus simplex isolate iqAnaSimp1 chromosome 2, ASM4041472v1, whole genome shotgun sequence, the window aaagctatgtcgaatgagcccttgtctatatccagaaaagtgcaagagatccttctgaaatatcgtgccacccctctagagtgtggaaaatcaccagctgaactgtacctgaacagaccattacggatcaaactagacgttattcgcccaatcaaacaggaaggaaatcaagaggagactcatggacatcgcaatctaagcgtgggagacagagtccaagtgaaattctatgaagggaataaaatgtcatggaagtatGGAGTAGTCATTGGAAAGTTCGGTCGTTTACATTACCATATTCAGCTAGACGATGGTTATAGCCTCAAAAGACATATTGACCAAATACTTAGAAAGGAGGTTCCGAAGAAGACAGGTACAATCACTGATCAGCAATTAGGGCCAAGTCAACAAGAACaacatcctgaatataaacaacctttcatcttcactgactggatgaatgagccaatccctgggagtaatcaaggactcgaggcagaagaagacatgcaaaatcgaagacttgaagcagaagaaaacggacctccacccccaaacctaacctgccgaccagataggacacgccgtccgccgcagtaccttaaggactatgttacttaaatgatcaccaacttctcttcttcaaaattaagcgtgggagactgttatatcccagtagaatgcgcgcatgtcgaccacagcatttatatagaaactgtgttatactttgtagaggttgctttatgtcagtgtatcacgagacacttttcaatccagtgtttgtgtaagcaaggtgttcgtgtttaattataaatgtcattcgtgtatggtcataacaataAAATTcaggctttaatctgagaagagggataaagaaagaaaagtataaaaatgttgtcgatagtgatgctttaaggaatatttacgtacaattagagcaaaaatgtaacatacccttggctgtattgtcgaggatttctaaagtcgctggcctggaaatgatctgaacagatcttaatataattcttatataagcgtaacgtcccttctttcttgtacaccttatccaaatcgcttctgtgacatttcaaaacccacagatcacacctacaacaacacatcggtattgaaggttaactgctgcactatacaataaaatatgcgtattacattttatgccagtttaaatatgggtcgagcaggtcagaagattatgaagtactatagaaatctctgtcactggaagaatatatatacaaacacaatattacttatatgttcttgtcacgagggaacctgaagaacgaccgcgcatttttctctacttcgtaattactgcagccaagcacagcacatacctttcccctcatgttgagaggagatatcaaggaatgacacacactactatttatttatgtcaactcactgaaaacgcataaataacaccaaaaacttcacactaaaatacacgtgctcttatgagagaatcagtactgttcaggtctatccgctagggTGCGCTCCAGTAGCTGTTTCTCGATATCTCGCTtggtgtcgcgtattatctctactgtgtTTGGTACTACTCACCTTATAACTAGGATAATTAGAGAAGACTGGTGGTACAGAACCTTTCTTTAGTACTCTTCTACTTTTGCCTACAAATGAATAATCGTGTTCAatgaaatgaaggctacagacaaaAGAAGAAACAGAATTAGGGTAATATTACGGACAAAGTTATCtcgagaaattgctttgagccactccttacTTTTGTCCTGGTCTACTGGAATTCGTGAAATGGTAGTGTCCCTTTGCTccttttcctgttcgaagtacagaaaggcacacagcaatacatgttcgaatatttccaaacacagttaaagaaaacaAATTACTACACTACGGTACATAATTTGAAAaaagaattagcgcataaattaaaattcttgttttggACGAATTTACGGCGAGAAATAACTTTGAGCCGTTCAttatatttgttcttgtttgcagaaaattgaTGTTCGAAGCAcaaaaaaggcgcacaataatattacatattccaagatttgtaaacacaattttaaaaattcaaatcaccacactacacaattcAAAAAATAATCAGAGCATAACTATTACTCTCAATAataagccaacaaacacctcatgacgaacacattgccaacacttacgacagcaaaacaatatgaATGAAACTGGAAGTGTGGTAATTTGCGGCATACAGCTTCTTGTCAGTAACTTGGGTGGCCAGAGCTCCAGCGGctttacggtgaaactttccaaatACAGcgttatgctgggcttcacaagcgattgtcaaggccggtataaggagagCAGCtaaggatccagtcggccgtgttctaAATTTATTAGTTTACAGATTTGTCGGGAATCGCAGTCTTTGATTACTCTTGGTATTAGGTGGAAGGAGTCCGTTCTTGGGAATTATTTACTTCTCTGTGCTATTGATTACCCCAATGTCAGAGTTAGTTGTTAATTTAAATGGCTATAGTAGCCGGGAGGTAACCTGTGACGTTTAAATGTAATATTAGTCAATTCGATGACAGTTTGATGCGATTAGCTCGGATGATATCTTTTTTGCTTTATATACCGTTTCTATTTAAATACAATATTTGTTTCTTACTGACATCAGTTTCTTGGCACTGCAGTGTTTCAGGTAATTCAATCAAACGATAATGCAGTCCAACAATTTACCATGTGTTGTCGACTGTcacaatattataatttcaaacattAAAAACGGCGAAACATTGTGTTATTCGGTTGTTCTTGTAAAAGGGAGCGTGACTAGAAATGAAGCGGCAGCATGCCGATGGCCCATAACAAAAATTCATATGCGTCAGTATGTCAGTAATGATACTAAACCAATTGAATCGGAATGGCCTGTCTTTAACTCGGAATTTAAGTGCTTAGCTAGCCTGTCAGTTGGCAATAACCACATTCTTTTAGAATACTGTGGTACGAAAACAGAATTTATGGTCATTCACCAGCCAATGAAAACAAACTACCATGTTCTGCCGGTCTACATAATCTGCAGTGGGCACGATGGGCGATTTCAGGCCCCAGCTGCAGAAGATAATACAGTTCAGAGTGCCTGTGAGAGAATTGCTTTGGGTGCCAAACTAATCCAGTGCCTTATTGCTGAGAAACTTCATGAAGCTGGTTTCAAGAAGAAAACATTCCAGTTAGAGCATGATATAAATCCTTCTGCTCCAGAGTGTGTCGTATTTCATAGCCACTTGTCGGTAGATGATGCTCGTAAAATGCAACCAACTGAATTATGGGAGTATTTTGGCAGAGAATTGATGTTATCCACTCTTGGAAACACGAGTCGTAAATTTTTGGCATTTCTTTCTTGTACCCGCTATCATTTAAAATCTCTAGATAACATGCCAATTACACATGAAGATATAGTGTCAAATACTGAAGCCCATGTGGCATTGGGAGGTGGAGGACTAGCTGTTTTTGGTTCAGCATGTCTTCATACATGGCCTACGTCTATAGAAGATGTCGTGCCAAGGTTCTTAAATCAAAGCAAGATTGATACTCGTTACTTCATGGATGATAGCTGTTACAGGTAATATCTGCATGGAGGTAAGCGTATAGTTTAATACTGTATCTGAAACTATGAAACATGCTTGTATTGTTTTGCATGATTTTGTTTGAATATTGCATGCATTCTTTATTTTTGAAATGTTAGTAGCTGGCAGCTTGCCCTTGCAGCCATGTTGCAGATGTAAGTTGCATCCATCACATTATTTTTTAATGTGCCCACCTCATCTTGTATGTGTAATCCTTGGAGACCCACTGCAGAATGCTGAGGAACTGTTGGTATGGTGGCATGCAGCTTGATGACTGTTCTTGAAGGCACACAGCAATGTGTGCCAAAGGAAACTGTGCTCTGCACATTCGCATAACTTGGTAGAGTATTCCATAATCACCTTTACAATTGCTGAGTAGTAATAATGtaagtatttaaaaagaaataatctAACCTTAATAAGTAAAATTGTGATGTAACTGGTGGAGTGATAATTAAAGTGATTCATGGGAAGGCAGAGGCTGAAAGTGGGACTACAGTCTGAAGTAAAGCATAGAAGAGTTTGTGTATACTGCTTGAAGCTTAACTTTAGAAGATTTTTTTGTCAGTTATGTTTGAATTTATTGGATTAATTTGTGTTTACATCAGTTGCATTAAATTACCCATTTCTTGGTAAGAGATTGAACACTAAGACTGGTTTTACAAAGTAGGTTGAATGTTTTCATTGTATTCGGCGTTATGGAATCTGTCTAAAAGGAAGTTGtcggaagaaaagaaagaaagaaaatgttgtgGAAACCgtctttcattttctctctctctctctctctatttgcAACTGTAAAATTGAGGATCAAGCCTAACATATTACTAGGCCTGGAATGTGTTAGTCTTGTACGGTACTTTACTTGTATGGAGTTGTTTATTATACAACCgtgcgagctggccatgcggttaggggtgcacaactGTGAGCATTTGTTCtgaagatagcaggttcaaaccccactgttggcagcgctgaagatggttttccgtgtttcccattttcacaccaagcaaatgctggggctgttcattaaataaggccacagctgcttgcttcccactcctagacctttcctatcccattgtctacataagaactatgtgtgtcagtgcgacataaagccaattgtaaaagaaaaataaacctaTTATACATGGTCACACCGTTCTGAACTTAAAAGTCTGCATGATAATTATCTTTCCAACTCCCCATGTCTCTTAAAATCTAAGCGATCTGTCTGTTAGAACATCTGcccagaggcaggttggatcctcaaacagcacctcCAGTTACGTGTTTATATGGAAACTGTAAAAACAAATGCCAGCGCCAAAAAGGATGTatactaggcaagaagaggagcGAGATCAGTACTACATGCCTCGTACCCCAACTTGTATCGCTAACATCTATACGcggaatgactgtcgtttgtttacatctCGTGGAGGACGTGGTCTGGTGGTCGACAAGGGTGCCAACCTCTCTAGTGAGGAACTAAGATGAGGTTGGGGTGTAAGCCTCCAAGAGGAGATGAAAGAATGGAAGAAGTTACAGTAATACAAGACCATtgatagggcctggacaagaccagtgatatgggAACTAGCAAAGGGGGTCTGCGgccataagcccccaggttagagccgtgAAGTAGCCGGAGGCCTCTAGTTTCCCCTGTGCCCTCGTTAGGGTAGAGCGAGTGTCATAGTAGCGCATTCTATGTGGGCTAGTGGTAGAAAGTTGAATTACTattcgcgcaccttttagtgatagttttttgtccggggtgaggagtaaggagggagctcttgcggttccggtaatactgccaactgaatggaaatgaaatctgaattgaatcgataatataatcaatcgatatgaatttctaaacctttataatcttaagccaacagctgtgtcacacacatagtatataacatttcttgatgcaaatcttgttcctagcatgaattctataatttggctttgctgtgtaaacaacaacagtactagtacgtaaagtgtatgccataTGTCACACAGTgatgcataagtgattcatagtttgtgtttcaaaggttgccaatatgaacctcgaagataaccgaggtcgaccgattcagcactagggtgtccatctttCACTAAAAGGTGCGTGAATAGTAGAATTTGGGGTACACAGCGTGCGAATTATCGTGCTGCTGCAGTACTGtaccctccactacattaaggtaaTTTTCATATACAATTATTCCTATCCTGTATTCCACATTCTTTCCTTCCTCTAGATGTTCTatttctttgtgcttttattctgcctGGTTTGGTAATAGAATCTAATTATTATGATCAATGGGAATGATGTCACATCAGACTTCATGTTAGCCGATagaaatgcaagtagctacttcagccaATAGACAACAATGGTGAGTGCTGCTTTTtaagttataaaagtaaatttacttctgggggcgggatggtggtTTCCCAGACATCGCAATGAACCCcactcctctaaaaggaattccaagtaagttTTGCGTAAATTCTTCCTAATATTTCTACAAAGCTTTGGGCgtgaggtttattattattattattattattattattattattattatttctttttttttttgccgggctgagtttCTCAGATGGTTGcggctctggccttctgatcccaacttggcaggtttgatcctggctcagtccggtggtatttgaaggtgcttaaatacgtcagcctcatatctgTAAATTtcctggtatgtaaaagaactcgtgcgagactaaattccagcacttcagcaCCTCCAAAAACCatcagaaagtagttagtgggacgtaaaaacaataacaaaagAAAGTATTCAGGGCGTTTCtgtaagagcgtgcaaaaattgaacaggacatagagaatgcttcactgaacaatttgaggtgaGGAGGCTGGGGTCGCAGAAGCTGGCTTAAGTAGATACGGAAATACACTTGTGTACCACTTTGCCTCGCATTACTGTTTTCCAGCTTATTTACAGCTAACATGCGTACATGTTTACATGTACTgtgctgtttatttacatgtacattctTTATTTCCAGCAAGGAAACAAGGAGGACGAGCCTGATTACTAGGAAGTTATGATGCAGGTTTTGTTTACTTTACCTGTCCATAGGATGTATTGTATTTACATTGTCCCATGACAGAACGTGCTATGAATCACAGACAGACAGAACTCTGACATGCACATTGTGTATGGGGAAGTACGTTGCAATGCTCTCGCTGCTGAAAGGCTGTACTGGGAATGATTTCCTAACAGACATCATCTTTCACGACGAGTGTTTATTTCACTCGATCGACGAATGCAGGAGATTGGTTCATTGGAAA includes:
- the LOC136864534 gene encoding uncharacterized protein — protein: MQSNNLPCVVDCHNIIISNIKNGETLCYSVVLVKGSVTRNEAAACRWPITKIHMRQYVSNDTKPIESEWPVFNSEFKCLASLSVGNNHILLEYCGTKTEFMVIHQPMKTNYHVLPVYIICSGHDGRFQAPAAEDNTVQSACERIALGAKLIQCLIAEKLHEAGFKKKTFQLEHDINPSAPECVVFHSHLSVDDARKMQPTELWEYFGRELMLSTLGNTSRKFLAFLSCTRYHLKSLDNMPITHEDIVSNTEAHVALGGGGLAVFGSACLHTWPTSIEDVVPRFLNQSKIDTRYFMDDSCYRGTYGGCFATTLGAVCHELGHTFDLGHSTGGIMGRGFDSIDMAFTVQPWNDNDRIINGNRSVISPIFKEMPQHSTVCLTKIFTVSYSVPSPTGNMLDKSQKEPNITINSSRTNDIEKPVNAVVHEENRNTPSPNYLRNECSSQNRLLKTGEDCAYWSRSCAALLNYHRWFNDEYLSHRSLGTIMFDKSRNTVSSSAGVRVVEMRDMEGLILSSWVFPELQGKELFPLPSEAFTESPHVIVAEDSVGNVLRHVLS